From the genome of Halictus rubicundus isolate RS-2024b chromosome 2, iyHalRubi1_principal, whole genome shotgun sequence, one region includes:
- the Rrp1 gene encoding recombination repair protein 1, producing MPPKRVRARKTDSEKAKVEEKKGKALKSQDATPKRSKRNATDIEEPVAKRAKTEPKQMMNKTESNLDEIDFDCEKLNAEGNKYNFKISSWNVSGIRAVLKKNGMKYIEKEDADIVALQETKCDKDKIPDEVKLTGYHRYFLDSKKPGYCGLALYSKEKPIEVKYGLGNSEFDNEGRLITAEYPDFFFVNVYVPNAGQKLVTLPKRLQWNKVFKSFIEKLDEKKPVIICGDMNVAHLEIDLTNPKINTKNAGFTKEEREGMTEFLDSGFVDTFRALYPDKTGAYTFWSYFSNARSKNIGWRLDYFLLSQRIKDKVCDNVIRDKVYGSDHCPIVLYVNI from the exons ATGCCGCCAAAACGAGTTAGAGCTCGAAAG ACAGACTCTGAAAAAGCTAAAGTTGAAGAAAAGAAAGGTAAAGCATTAAAGTCTCAAGATGCAACTCCTAAGCGGTCCAAACGTAATGCCACTGATATTGAGGAGCCTGTGGCAAAGCGTGCTAAAACAGAGCCAAAGCAGATGATGAATAAGACTGAATCAAACTTGGATGAGATTGACTTTGATTGTGAAAAATTAAATgcagaaggaaataaatataattttaaaatttctagttggAACGTTTCTGGAATCAGAGCAGTTCTTAAG AAAAATGGAAtgaaatacattgaaaaagaaGATGCAGACATAGTTGCATTGCAAGAAACTAAATGTGATAAGGATAAGATACCAGATGAAGTAAAATTAACTGGATATCATCGTTATTTTCTCGAca GTAAGAAACCTGGATATTGTGGATTGGCATTATATTCAAAAGAGAAGCCAATTGAAGTAAAGTATGGTCTGGGTAACAGTGAATTTGATAATGAAGGCAGATTGATTACTGCAGAATATCCAgactttttttttgttaatgttt ATGTTCCTAATGCTGGTCAGAAATTAGTAACATTACCAAAAAGATTACAATGGAACAAAGTTTTTAAGAGCTTCATTGAAAAACTGGATGAAAAGAAACCAGTGATTATTTGTGGTGATATGAATGTTGCCCATCTGGAAATAG ATCTTACAAATCctaaaataaatacaaaaaatgCTGGATTCACTAAGGAAGAACGAGAAGGTATGACTGAATTTTTAGATTCAGGATTTGTGGATACGTTTAGAGCCCTGTATCCTGATAAAACAGGTGCATACACGTTCTGGTCATACTTTTCAAATGCACGTAGTAAGAATATTGGATG gcgACTGGATTATTTTTTACTGTCACAACGAATTAAAGATAAAGTTTGTGACAATGTTATAAGAGATAAGGTATATGGTAGTGACCATTGCCCTATTGTTCTTTATGTGAATATATAA
- the LOC143365495 gene encoding uncharacterized protein LOC143365495 isoform X3, whose translation MELHQKTKMSSQDTIDNVQANSPSISTRTKNWVQFEDEMPIKDNGDAGEKTKTNAPAVIKPESVTVNVEKIGKAIEKTDNPQTKNNEYRGAVISTESVQINLDRSGLSRSITSESPELNVPSDVRVSDPKSASLKTIDLRDVSNGRSNTSNVISTPIGNIRQGFANGDTIVTLLPVNTRWPWITPAKFRPELVPEELMAQGLTLTVEDYVHIMELLVNDVRFNMYNVCYKRILVLWIFTAFIVLLGLLFSGVTGLTLFGLGVMWLVLNAAAIFFCMFVKIKLNHNLEKCMAQVNKHLLRHKILLGLDDRGKISCHKVNLCFIYFDTADCIKKLQEVIEREEREGRVIGEDGNSEMRRKRELQQRMDIDDSDIVIQGSTTTRISRKQERAELLLLRYASRWAHHFVRRRLDLVIDSQERNRDITGLSVSPRHCVSARCPCQFIEDHLKYKPRAGQKRTQFDILSEPHFVST comes from the exons ATGGAACTACACCAAAAAA CAAAAATGAGTTCTCAAGATACCATCGATAATGTGCAAGCAAATTCACCTAGTATATCAACCAGAACAAAAAATTGGGTCCAATTTGAGGATGAAATGCCTATTAAAGATAATGGTGATGCGGGAGAAAAAACTAAAACTAATGCACCAGCTGTAATAAAGCCTGAGTCGGTTACAGTAAACGTCGAAAAGATTGGAAAAGCCATAGAGAAAACAGATAATCCGCAAACTaagaataatgaatatagagGTGCTGTGATATCAACAGAATCCGTCCAGATTAACTTAGATAGATCAGGTTTAAGTCGTTCCATTACATCCGAAAGTCCAGAACTTAATGTACCGTCCGACGTAAGAGTCTCTGATCCCAAAAGTGCTTCTTTGAAGACTATCGATCTCAGAGATGTATCCAATGGCCGAAGCAATACGAGTAATGTTATAAGCACACCCATTGGAAATATTAGACAAGGTTTTGCCAATGGAGATACTATTGTTACTCTTTTACCAGTTAACACTAGATGGCCATGGATTACTCCAGCTAAATTTAGACCAGAGTTAGTGCCAGAGGAATTAATGGCACAGGGTTTGAcg CTTACTGTAGAAGATTATGTACACATAATGGAATTGCTTGTAAATGATGTACGTTTTAATATGTACAATGTATGCTATAAGAGAATTCTTGTTCTTTGGATCTTTACTGCATTTATTGTACTGCTTGGCTTGTTATTTTCTGGAGTGACTGGTCTTACTTTATTCGGCCTCGGCGTCATGTGGTTAGTCCTCAATGCTGCAGCAATATTCTTTTGCATGTTCGTCAAGATAAAGTTAAACCATAATCTTGAGAAATGTATGGCTCAAGTGAACAAGCATTTACTTCGACATAAAATATTGCTTGGATTGGATGATAGAGGGAAGATTTCGTGTCATAAAGTCAATCTCTGCTTCATATACTTTGATACTGCAGATTGTATC aaaaaattgcaagaagTAATAGAACGAGAGGAACGGGAAGGAAGAGTGATTGGCGAAGATGGAAATTCGGAAATGCGCCGTAAAAGAGAATTACAGCAACGAATGGATATCGATGATAGCGACATTGTGATACAAGGCAGCACGACTACTAGAATCTCTCGTAAGCAG GAACGGGCGGAGTTGCTGTTGCTGAGGTATGCATCTCGATGGGCACATCACTTTGTGCGCCGGAGACTTGATCTGGTTATAGACTCACAGGAGCGTAACAGAGACATCACGGGTCTTTCTGTTTCACCACGTCATTGTGTCTCCGCCCGTTGCCCTTGTCAATTCATTGAGGACCATCTCAAATACAAGCCTAGAG CTGGACAAAAAAGGACACAATTTGATATTTTGTCTGAACCACATTTTGTCAGCACATGA
- the LOC143365495 gene encoding uncharacterized protein LOC143365495 isoform X2: MSSQDTIDNVQANSPSISTRTKNWVQFEDEMPIKDNGDAGEKTKTNAPAVIKPESVTVNVEKIGKAIEKTDNPQTKNNEYRGAVISTESVQINLDRSGLSRSITSESPELNVPSDVRVSDPKSASLKTIDLRDVSNGRSNTSNVISTPIGNIRQGFANGDTIVTLLPVNTRWPWITPAKFRPELVPEELMAQGLTLTVEDYVHIMELLVNDVRFNMYNVCYKRILVLWIFTAFIVLLGLLFSGVTGLTLFGLGVMWLVLNAAAIFFCMFVKIKLNHNLEKCMAQVNKHLLRHKILLGLDDRGKISCHKVNLCFIYFDTADCIKKLQEVIEREEREGRVIGEDGNSEMRRKRELQQRMDIDDSDIVIQGSTTTRISRKQERAELLLLRYASRWAHHFVRRRLDLVIDSQERNRDITGLSVSPRHCVSARCPCQFIEDHLKYKPRGYPPGFTWCAYLNDPLVRYDVRSDMAGIPGY, from the exons ATGAGTTCTCAAGATACCATCGATAATGTGCAAGCAAATTCACCTAGTATATCAACCAGAACAAAAAATTGGGTCCAATTTGAGGATGAAATGCCTATTAAAGATAATGGTGATGCGGGAGAAAAAACTAAAACTAATGCACCAGCTGTAATAAAGCCTGAGTCGGTTACAGTAAACGTCGAAAAGATTGGAAAAGCCATAGAGAAAACAGATAATCCGCAAACTaagaataatgaatatagagGTGCTGTGATATCAACAGAATCCGTCCAGATTAACTTAGATAGATCAGGTTTAAGTCGTTCCATTACATCCGAAAGTCCAGAACTTAATGTACCGTCCGACGTAAGAGTCTCTGATCCCAAAAGTGCTTCTTTGAAGACTATCGATCTCAGAGATGTATCCAATGGCCGAAGCAATACGAGTAATGTTATAAGCACACCCATTGGAAATATTAGACAAGGTTTTGCCAATGGAGATACTATTGTTACTCTTTTACCAGTTAACACTAGATGGCCATGGATTACTCCAGCTAAATTTAGACCAGAGTTAGTGCCAGAGGAATTAATGGCACAGGGTTTGAcg CTTACTGTAGAAGATTATGTACACATAATGGAATTGCTTGTAAATGATGTACGTTTTAATATGTACAATGTATGCTATAAGAGAATTCTTGTTCTTTGGATCTTTACTGCATTTATTGTACTGCTTGGCTTGTTATTTTCTGGAGTGACTGGTCTTACTTTATTCGGCCTCGGCGTCATGTGGTTAGTCCTCAATGCTGCAGCAATATTCTTTTGCATGTTCGTCAAGATAAAGTTAAACCATAATCTTGAGAAATGTATGGCTCAAGTGAACAAGCATTTACTTCGACATAAAATATTGCTTGGATTGGATGATAGAGGGAAGATTTCGTGTCATAAAGTCAATCTCTGCTTCATATACTTTGATACTGCAGATTGTATC aaaaaattgcaagaagTAATAGAACGAGAGGAACGGGAAGGAAGAGTGATTGGCGAAGATGGAAATTCGGAAATGCGCCGTAAAAGAGAATTACAGCAACGAATGGATATCGATGATAGCGACATTGTGATACAAGGCAGCACGACTACTAGAATCTCTCGTAAGCAG GAACGGGCGGAGTTGCTGTTGCTGAGGTATGCATCTCGATGGGCACATCACTTTGTGCGCCGGAGACTTGATCTGGTTATAGACTCACAGGAGCGTAACAGAGACATCACGGGTCTTTCTGTTTCACCACGTCATTGTGTCTCCGCCCGTTGCCCTTGTCAATTCATTGAGGACCATCTCAAATACAAGCCTAGAG GATATCCACCAGGCTTTACATGGTGTGCTTATCTTAACGATCCACTAGTTAGGTATGATGTTAGGTCTGACATGGCAGGCATCCCtggttattaa
- the LOC143365497 gene encoding uncharacterized protein LOC143365497 has product MFSNKKSILPPRPGIPNPEHMLEDLDHAAADDIAFKIINKDEVTGENLSSNSSESYQKVKMYLNIKEQLQHLETSLEKKEEQLRTDNEEIKRLADDIKKQAQAALIT; this is encoded by the exons ATGTTTAgtaataaaaaaagtattttaccaCCAAGACCCGGTATTCCTAACCCTGAACATATGTTGGAAGACCTTGACCATGCTGCTGCGGATGATATagcatttaaaataataaataaag acGAAGTTACTGGAGAAAATTTAAGCTCGAACTCTTCTGAATCGTATCAGAAAGTTAAAATGTATTTAAACATCAAAGAACAATTACAACATTTGGAAACTTCCCTTGAAAAGAAGGAAGAACAATTGAGAACTGATAACGAGGAGATAAAAAGGCTGGCAGATGATATTAAGAAACAAGCACAAGCTGCATTAATAACATAA
- the LOC143365495 gene encoding uncharacterized protein LOC143365495 isoform X5 gives MELHQKTKMSSQDTIDNVQANSPSISTRTKNWVQFEDEMPIKDNGDAGEKTKTNAPAVIKPESVTVNVEKIGKAIEKTDNPQTKNNEYRGAVISTESVQINLDRSGLSRSITSESPELNVPSDVRVSDPKSASLKTIDLRDVSNGRSNTSNVISTPIGNIRQGFANGDTIVTLLPVNTRWPWITPAKFRPELVPEELMAQGLTLTVEDYVHIMELLVNDVRFNMYNVCYKRILVLWIFTAFIVLLGLLFSGVTGLTLFGLGVMWLVLNAAAIFFCMFVKIKLNHNLEKCMAQVNKHLLRHKILLGLDDRGKISCHKVNLCFIYFDTADCIKKLQEVIEREEREGRVIGEDGNSEMRRKRELQQRMDIDDSDIVIQGSTTTRISRKQERAELLLLRYASRWAHHFVRRRLDLVIDSQERNRDITGLSVSPRHCVSARCPCQFIEDHLKYKPRGICH, from the exons ATGGAACTACACCAAAAAA CAAAAATGAGTTCTCAAGATACCATCGATAATGTGCAAGCAAATTCACCTAGTATATCAACCAGAACAAAAAATTGGGTCCAATTTGAGGATGAAATGCCTATTAAAGATAATGGTGATGCGGGAGAAAAAACTAAAACTAATGCACCAGCTGTAATAAAGCCTGAGTCGGTTACAGTAAACGTCGAAAAGATTGGAAAAGCCATAGAGAAAACAGATAATCCGCAAACTaagaataatgaatatagagGTGCTGTGATATCAACAGAATCCGTCCAGATTAACTTAGATAGATCAGGTTTAAGTCGTTCCATTACATCCGAAAGTCCAGAACTTAATGTACCGTCCGACGTAAGAGTCTCTGATCCCAAAAGTGCTTCTTTGAAGACTATCGATCTCAGAGATGTATCCAATGGCCGAAGCAATACGAGTAATGTTATAAGCACACCCATTGGAAATATTAGACAAGGTTTTGCCAATGGAGATACTATTGTTACTCTTTTACCAGTTAACACTAGATGGCCATGGATTACTCCAGCTAAATTTAGACCAGAGTTAGTGCCAGAGGAATTAATGGCACAGGGTTTGAcg CTTACTGTAGAAGATTATGTACACATAATGGAATTGCTTGTAAATGATGTACGTTTTAATATGTACAATGTATGCTATAAGAGAATTCTTGTTCTTTGGATCTTTACTGCATTTATTGTACTGCTTGGCTTGTTATTTTCTGGAGTGACTGGTCTTACTTTATTCGGCCTCGGCGTCATGTGGTTAGTCCTCAATGCTGCAGCAATATTCTTTTGCATGTTCGTCAAGATAAAGTTAAACCATAATCTTGAGAAATGTATGGCTCAAGTGAACAAGCATTTACTTCGACATAAAATATTGCTTGGATTGGATGATAGAGGGAAGATTTCGTGTCATAAAGTCAATCTCTGCTTCATATACTTTGATACTGCAGATTGTATC aaaaaattgcaagaagTAATAGAACGAGAGGAACGGGAAGGAAGAGTGATTGGCGAAGATGGAAATTCGGAAATGCGCCGTAAAAGAGAATTACAGCAACGAATGGATATCGATGATAGCGACATTGTGATACAAGGCAGCACGACTACTAGAATCTCTCGTAAGCAG GAACGGGCGGAGTTGCTGTTGCTGAGGTATGCATCTCGATGGGCACATCACTTTGTGCGCCGGAGACTTGATCTGGTTATAGACTCACAGGAGCGTAACAGAGACATCACGGGTCTTTCTGTTTCACCACGTCATTGTGTCTCCGCCCGTTGCCCTTGTCAATTCATTGAGGACCATCTCAAATACAAGCCTAGAG gTATTTGTCACTAA
- the LOC143365495 gene encoding uncharacterized protein LOC143365495 isoform X4: MELHQKTKMSSQDTIDNVQANSPSISTRTKNWVQFEDEMPIKDNGDAGEKTKTNAPAVIKPESVTVNVEKIGKAIEKTDNPQTKNNEYRGAVISTESVQINLDRSGLSRSITSESPELNVPSDVRVSDPKSASLKTIDLRDVSNGRSNTSNVISTPIGNIRQGFANGDTIVTLLPVNTRWPWITPAKFRPELVPEELMAQGLTLTVEDYVHIMELLVNDVRFNMYNVCYKRILVLWIFTAFIVLLGLLFSGVTGLTLFGLGVMWLVLNAAAIFFCMFVKIKLNHNLEKCMAQVNKHLLRHKILLGLDDRGKISCHKVNLCFIYFDTADCIKKLQEVIEREEREGRVIGEDGNSEMRRKRELQQRMDIDDSDIVIQGSTTTRISRKQDKSEQVFCRYVQRWAKDYLRRRLDWTVDEEGGNPSSPRHLASALCPCQYIEEWLRNKPHVRGRDFCPSWSNFLKDRGI; this comes from the exons ATGGAACTACACCAAAAAA CAAAAATGAGTTCTCAAGATACCATCGATAATGTGCAAGCAAATTCACCTAGTATATCAACCAGAACAAAAAATTGGGTCCAATTTGAGGATGAAATGCCTATTAAAGATAATGGTGATGCGGGAGAAAAAACTAAAACTAATGCACCAGCTGTAATAAAGCCTGAGTCGGTTACAGTAAACGTCGAAAAGATTGGAAAAGCCATAGAGAAAACAGATAATCCGCAAACTaagaataatgaatatagagGTGCTGTGATATCAACAGAATCCGTCCAGATTAACTTAGATAGATCAGGTTTAAGTCGTTCCATTACATCCGAAAGTCCAGAACTTAATGTACCGTCCGACGTAAGAGTCTCTGATCCCAAAAGTGCTTCTTTGAAGACTATCGATCTCAGAGATGTATCCAATGGCCGAAGCAATACGAGTAATGTTATAAGCACACCCATTGGAAATATTAGACAAGGTTTTGCCAATGGAGATACTATTGTTACTCTTTTACCAGTTAACACTAGATGGCCATGGATTACTCCAGCTAAATTTAGACCAGAGTTAGTGCCAGAGGAATTAATGGCACAGGGTTTGAcg CTTACTGTAGAAGATTATGTACACATAATGGAATTGCTTGTAAATGATGTACGTTTTAATATGTACAATGTATGCTATAAGAGAATTCTTGTTCTTTGGATCTTTACTGCATTTATTGTACTGCTTGGCTTGTTATTTTCTGGAGTGACTGGTCTTACTTTATTCGGCCTCGGCGTCATGTGGTTAGTCCTCAATGCTGCAGCAATATTCTTTTGCATGTTCGTCAAGATAAAGTTAAACCATAATCTTGAGAAATGTATGGCTCAAGTGAACAAGCATTTACTTCGACATAAAATATTGCTTGGATTGGATGATAGAGGGAAGATTTCGTGTCATAAAGTCAATCTCTGCTTCATATACTTTGATACTGCAGATTGTATC aaaaaattgcaagaagTAATAGAACGAGAGGAACGGGAAGGAAGAGTGATTGGCGAAGATGGAAATTCGGAAATGCGCCGTAAAAGAGAATTACAGCAACGAATGGATATCGATGATAGCGACATTGTGATACAAGGCAGCACGACTACTAGAATCTCTCGTAAGCAG GATAAGAGTGAACAAGTATTCTGCCGTTATGTGCAACGTTGGGCAAAGGACTATTTACGTCGACGATTGGATTGGACGGTCGATGAAGAAGGTGGAAATCCTTCTTCACCTCGCCACTTAGCATCAGCTTTATGCCCGTGTCAATATATAGAAGAATGGCTTCGTAATAAGCCGCATGTTCGAGGCAGAGATTTCTGTCCCAGTTGGAGTAATTTCCTTAAAGATAGAGGCATTTAA
- the LOC143365495 gene encoding uncharacterized protein LOC143365495 isoform X1: MELHQKTKMSSQDTIDNVQANSPSISTRTKNWVQFEDEMPIKDNGDAGEKTKTNAPAVIKPESVTVNVEKIGKAIEKTDNPQTKNNEYRGAVISTESVQINLDRSGLSRSITSESPELNVPSDVRVSDPKSASLKTIDLRDVSNGRSNTSNVISTPIGNIRQGFANGDTIVTLLPVNTRWPWITPAKFRPELVPEELMAQGLTLTVEDYVHIMELLVNDVRFNMYNVCYKRILVLWIFTAFIVLLGLLFSGVTGLTLFGLGVMWLVLNAAAIFFCMFVKIKLNHNLEKCMAQVNKHLLRHKILLGLDDRGKISCHKVNLCFIYFDTADCIKKLQEVIEREEREGRVIGEDGNSEMRRKRELQQRMDIDDSDIVIQGSTTTRISRKQERAELLLLRYASRWAHHFVRRRLDLVIDSQERNRDITGLSVSPRHCVSARCPCQFIEDHLKYKPRGYPPGFTWCAYLNDPLVRYDVRSDMAGIPGY; the protein is encoded by the exons ATGGAACTACACCAAAAAA CAAAAATGAGTTCTCAAGATACCATCGATAATGTGCAAGCAAATTCACCTAGTATATCAACCAGAACAAAAAATTGGGTCCAATTTGAGGATGAAATGCCTATTAAAGATAATGGTGATGCGGGAGAAAAAACTAAAACTAATGCACCAGCTGTAATAAAGCCTGAGTCGGTTACAGTAAACGTCGAAAAGATTGGAAAAGCCATAGAGAAAACAGATAATCCGCAAACTaagaataatgaatatagagGTGCTGTGATATCAACAGAATCCGTCCAGATTAACTTAGATAGATCAGGTTTAAGTCGTTCCATTACATCCGAAAGTCCAGAACTTAATGTACCGTCCGACGTAAGAGTCTCTGATCCCAAAAGTGCTTCTTTGAAGACTATCGATCTCAGAGATGTATCCAATGGCCGAAGCAATACGAGTAATGTTATAAGCACACCCATTGGAAATATTAGACAAGGTTTTGCCAATGGAGATACTATTGTTACTCTTTTACCAGTTAACACTAGATGGCCATGGATTACTCCAGCTAAATTTAGACCAGAGTTAGTGCCAGAGGAATTAATGGCACAGGGTTTGAcg CTTACTGTAGAAGATTATGTACACATAATGGAATTGCTTGTAAATGATGTACGTTTTAATATGTACAATGTATGCTATAAGAGAATTCTTGTTCTTTGGATCTTTACTGCATTTATTGTACTGCTTGGCTTGTTATTTTCTGGAGTGACTGGTCTTACTTTATTCGGCCTCGGCGTCATGTGGTTAGTCCTCAATGCTGCAGCAATATTCTTTTGCATGTTCGTCAAGATAAAGTTAAACCATAATCTTGAGAAATGTATGGCTCAAGTGAACAAGCATTTACTTCGACATAAAATATTGCTTGGATTGGATGATAGAGGGAAGATTTCGTGTCATAAAGTCAATCTCTGCTTCATATACTTTGATACTGCAGATTGTATC aaaaaattgcaagaagTAATAGAACGAGAGGAACGGGAAGGAAGAGTGATTGGCGAAGATGGAAATTCGGAAATGCGCCGTAAAAGAGAATTACAGCAACGAATGGATATCGATGATAGCGACATTGTGATACAAGGCAGCACGACTACTAGAATCTCTCGTAAGCAG GAACGGGCGGAGTTGCTGTTGCTGAGGTATGCATCTCGATGGGCACATCACTTTGTGCGCCGGAGACTTGATCTGGTTATAGACTCACAGGAGCGTAACAGAGACATCACGGGTCTTTCTGTTTCACCACGTCATTGTGTCTCCGCCCGTTGCCCTTGTCAATTCATTGAGGACCATCTCAAATACAAGCCTAGAG GATATCCACCAGGCTTTACATGGTGTGCTTATCTTAACGATCCACTAGTTAGGTATGATGTTAGGTCTGACATGGCAGGCATCCCtggttattaa